One Weissella coleopterorum DNA segment encodes these proteins:
- a CDS encoding pseudouridine synthase produces MAERLQKVMAQAGVASRRASEKLISDGHVTVNGQTITELGTRVNPGDKIEVNGSPIEGSEKLVYYLLNKPRGVVTTASDEKGRTTVIDVLDEVKERVYPVGRLDYDTTGALLLTNDGELANQLMHPRYKIDKVYVAKVKGIPTNDELKALRLGVVVAGKKTAEARADVVRTDHKKGTATVQLTIHEGRYHQVKEMLKAVGHPVIKLHRERYGMLEVADLLSGEYRALRHDEVQYLKNGRQIRKSSGRL; encoded by the coding sequence ATGGCAGAACGATTACAAAAGGTGATGGCCCAAGCTGGGGTGGCTTCAAGGCGGGCTTCAGAAAAATTAATTAGTGATGGACATGTAACTGTGAATGGTCAAACGATTACGGAACTTGGGACCCGTGTCAATCCTGGAGATAAGATTGAAGTCAATGGAAGTCCCATTGAAGGGTCTGAAAAATTAGTCTATTATCTACTTAACAAACCGCGAGGGGTGGTTACGACGGCATCTGATGAAAAAGGACGGACCACAGTTATTGATGTCCTAGATGAAGTGAAAGAGCGGGTCTATCCAGTAGGTCGGTTGGATTATGATACAACTGGGGCGTTACTATTGACTAATGACGGAGAATTGGCTAATCAACTCATGCATCCCCGTTATAAAATCGATAAAGTCTATGTTGCTAAAGTTAAAGGGATTCCGACCAATGATGAATTAAAAGCCTTGCGATTAGGTGTGGTGGTTGCAGGCAAGAAAACTGCTGAAGCACGGGCTGATGTCGTTAGGACTGATCATAAAAAGGGAACAGCGACGGTGCAATTAACAATTCACGAAGGTCGATATCATCAAGTGAAAGAAATGTTAAAAGCCGTCGGGCATCCGGTGATTAAATTACACCGCGAACGTTATGGAATGTTGGAAGTTGCTGATTTATTGTCAGGTGAATATCGAGCTTTACGGCATGACGAAGTACAATATTTGAAAAATGGACGACAAATTCGTAAGAGTTCCGGTCGCTTGTAA
- a CDS encoding CvfB family protein, which translates to MEKKVGIIVTAKVTDENEQSFFAQIEGVTYEIDKAELQKPLHIGGLVTGFAYENQASQLQITKNIPEVRLGHYAFGTVTDVRRDLGVFVNIGLPNKDLVVSLDELPTIKELWPQRGDRLMITLRIDQKGRLWGELATNEVLNAVRIPAKASMKGQKHVKATVYRLKIVGTLVLTDDFNIGFIHPSERYQEPRMGEQLDTRVIGVRPDGILNLSLKPMAYQAIDGDAKMILTLLQRSRIGRLPYNDKSNPKAIQNYFGMSKGQFKRALGHLYKEHLIQQDDEGIVLVADQTDDTK; encoded by the coding sequence ATGGAAAAAAAAGTCGGTATAATTGTAACAGCGAAAGTAACTGATGAGAATGAACAATCCTTCTTTGCACAAATTGAAGGAGTTACTTATGAAATTGATAAGGCAGAGCTACAAAAGCCACTTCATATCGGTGGCTTAGTAACAGGCTTTGCTTATGAAAACCAAGCTAGTCAATTGCAAATCACAAAGAATATTCCGGAGGTTCGTTTAGGACATTATGCCTTTGGGACTGTGACGGATGTGCGGCGTGATTTAGGGGTTTTTGTTAATATTGGATTACCAAACAAAGACTTAGTGGTCTCTTTGGATGAACTTCCGACAATTAAAGAATTGTGGCCTCAACGGGGTGATCGCTTGATGATTACTTTGAGAATTGATCAAAAAGGTCGACTCTGGGGCGAATTAGCAACGAATGAAGTTTTGAATGCCGTTCGAATTCCAGCAAAAGCTAGTATGAAAGGACAAAAGCATGTCAAGGCCACGGTATATCGCTTAAAAATTGTTGGAACATTAGTATTGACCGATGATTTTAATATTGGCTTCATCCATCCGAGTGAACGTTATCAAGAACCTCGTATGGGTGAGCAATTAGATACGCGTGTGATTGGTGTACGTCCAGATGGAATCTTGAATTTATCATTAAAGCCAATGGCGTATCAAGCCATTGATGGCGATGCCAAGATGATTTTAACGCTCTTGCAGCGTTCTAGAATTGGTCGCTTACCATATAATGATAAATCCAACCCCAAGGCGATTCAGAATTACTTTGGGATGTCAAAGGGCCAATTCAAACGGGCTTTGGGGCACCTTTACAAAGAACATCTGATTCAACAAGATGATGAGGGAATTGTGTTAGTCGCGGATCAGACGGACGATACAAAATAG
- a CDS encoding type II toxin-antitoxin system RelB/DinJ family antitoxin, which produces MAEKLIQLRVEEGVKDAADEIFKTQGLTTQTAIKIFLTQVANTGDSPFSNLFTKKEK; this is translated from the coding sequence ATGGCCGAAAAGTTAATTCAATTAAGAGTTGAAGAGGGTGTCAAGGATGCAGCTGATGAAATCTTTAAGACACAAGGTTTAACAACTCAAACAGCAATCAAGATTTTCTTAACACAAGTCGCTAATACCGGTGATTCACCATTTTCAAATTTATTTACTAAAAAAGAAAAATAG
- a CDS encoding RelA/SpoT family protein, whose protein sequence is MTEAKVYTQAEVHQIYASYMNTDHVAKVDQAFEYANNLHQEQRRRSGEPYIIHPIQVAGILADLHMDPDTVIAGYLHDVVEDTPAELDDILTRFGADVAAIVDGVSKISKIEYKSDSERLAENHRKLLLAMSHDIRVIFVKLADRLHNIRTLDALNAAKQKRIAGETLEIYAPLADRLGIMTIKWELEDTSLRYLDYEAYHAIAKAMQLRRNERLEIVATAVDEIKVTIENLKLANVAVYGRPKHIYSIYRKMQKKQKAFDEIYDLLAIRVIVDSIGDCYAVLGAIHSHWTPMPGRFKDYIALPKANGYQSLHTSVIGPEGRPLEIQIRTHEMHEVAEFGVAAHWAYKEGKFDGADVQNSDQQQLNMIQSILELQTESKDSGDFMETVKSDLFTDRVYAFTPLGDVVELTQGAGPLDMAYSIHTKVGNSTTGAKVNGKIVPLDYEIKTGDIVEIITSTTAKPNRDWLKLVKTRRARNKIRQYFRKQNHSENAVAGKQELMNYLISQGYNLDELMTNQNTEQVMERLHYQSIDDMYAAIGYGDQSVQGVTNKLTEDLRNRMEEQRLSDEEALVFEQHATVEKDDDEHKGRHHRGDDPIVIQGIDSMLVRLGRCCTPVPGDDVVGYITKGRGVSVHRVGCPNLANEVELSQRLVDVTWDSDLEHSKREYVTDLVVTGESRARLLNDIIRMIGNHARTLNSINGRVDSNNQAVISMTVEVHDLVQLERVMDAIKNVKDVSSVKRAFK, encoded by the coding sequence ATGACAGAAGCAAAAGTATATACCCAAGCAGAAGTGCATCAGATTTATGCTAGTTATATGAATACAGATCATGTAGCTAAGGTCGATCAGGCTTTTGAGTATGCCAATAATTTACACCAAGAACAACGCCGCCGTTCAGGTGAACCATATATTATTCACCCGATTCAAGTTGCTGGTATCTTAGCGGATTTACATATGGATCCTGATACAGTCATTGCTGGCTATCTACATGATGTTGTAGAGGACACTCCAGCAGAGTTAGATGACATTTTAACAAGGTTTGGTGCAGATGTAGCGGCCATTGTTGATGGTGTTTCCAAAATTTCTAAAATTGAATATAAATCAGACTCCGAACGATTGGCTGAAAATCATCGAAAATTATTATTGGCCATGTCCCATGACATTCGTGTTATTTTTGTTAAGTTGGCTGATCGTTTGCATAATATTCGCACCTTGGATGCTTTGAATGCGGCGAAGCAAAAACGAATCGCCGGAGAAACACTCGAAATTTATGCGCCCTTAGCTGATCGTTTGGGAATTATGACGATTAAATGGGAGTTAGAAGATACTTCTTTACGTTACCTCGATTATGAAGCGTACCATGCGATTGCTAAGGCGATGCAACTTCGACGAAATGAACGTTTAGAGATTGTAGCAACCGCTGTTGATGAAATTAAGGTAACGATTGAAAATTTAAAGTTAGCTAATGTTGCAGTTTATGGGCGTCCTAAGCATATTTATTCCATTTATCGAAAAATGCAAAAGAAACAGAAAGCCTTTGATGAAATTTATGATTTATTAGCTATTCGAGTCATTGTTGATTCCATTGGAGATTGTTATGCCGTCCTAGGTGCTATTCACTCACATTGGACACCAATGCCAGGGCGCTTTAAAGATTACATCGCCTTACCAAAGGCCAATGGATACCAATCTCTGCATACTTCCGTGATTGGTCCGGAAGGTCGTCCGCTTGAAATTCAGATTCGAACGCATGAGATGCATGAAGTAGCTGAATTTGGGGTTGCTGCACATTGGGCGTATAAAGAAGGAAAGTTTGATGGTGCAGATGTTCAAAATTCTGACCAACAGCAACTAAATATGATTCAAAGTATTTTAGAATTACAGACTGAATCCAAAGATTCTGGCGACTTTATGGAAACAGTCAAAAGTGATTTATTTACTGATCGAGTATATGCCTTTACGCCGTTAGGGGATGTCGTGGAATTAACACAAGGGGCAGGCCCTCTAGATATGGCATATTCGATTCATACTAAAGTTGGTAATTCCACCACTGGCGCTAAAGTAAACGGTAAAATTGTCCCATTGGATTATGAAATTAAAACTGGTGATATTGTAGAAATTATTACGAGTACTACAGCAAAACCGAACCGTGATTGGTTGAAATTAGTTAAGACCCGCCGGGCACGTAATAAAATTAGGCAATATTTCCGAAAACAAAATCATTCTGAAAATGCGGTAGCCGGTAAACAAGAATTGATGAATTATTTAATTTCACAAGGTTATAATTTAGATGAATTGATGACTAATCAAAATACTGAACAGGTAATGGAACGTTTACATTATCAGTCAATTGATGATATGTATGCTGCGATCGGTTATGGTGATCAATCAGTTCAAGGTGTCACGAATAAGTTAACTGAAGATCTTAGAAATCGAATGGAAGAACAACGACTTTCAGATGAAGAAGCCCTGGTCTTTGAGCAGCATGCAACCGTTGAAAAAGATGATGATGAACATAAAGGCCGCCATCATCGGGGGGATGATCCAATCGTCATTCAAGGGATTGATTCGATGCTGGTTCGACTCGGACGTTGTTGTACCCCTGTTCCAGGTGATGACGTAGTGGGGTATATAACTAAAGGACGTGGGGTGTCCGTTCATCGTGTGGGCTGCCCAAATTTAGCGAATGAAGTTGAGTTGAGTCAACGATTGGTGGATGTAACTTGGGATAGTGATTTAGAACATAGTAAACGAGAATACGTAACCGATTTAGTTGTGACTGGAGAAAGTCGCGCCCGATTGTTGAATGATATTATTCGCATGATTGGAAATCATGCGCGGACATTGAATTCAATTAATGGACGAGTTGATAGTAATAATCAAGCGGTCATCTCGATGACCGTGGAAGTCCATGATTTGGTTCAATTAGAACGAGTAATGGATGCAATCAAAAATGTGAAAGATGTTAGCTCGGTTAAAAGAGCATTTAAATAA
- a CDS encoding uracil-DNA glycosylase family protein, producing MSIYEEIMTDPINAEFTAKGWHPIYHVNTEARLLIIGQAPGQRVQATEVMWNDASGDRLRDWMGVTKETFYHSDKIAVLPMDFYYPGKGRSGDKPPRLAVAQKWHARLIQTMPHLELIILIGAYAQKYYLQLPAKSTITATIANYQNFLPQFFPIVHPSPRNNIWLKKNPWFERDVVPALKTEVQRILK from the coding sequence ATGTCTATTTATGAAGAGATTATGACGGATCCTATTAATGCGGAATTTACGGCAAAAGGTTGGCATCCAATCTATCATGTCAATACTGAAGCTCGTCTGTTAATTATTGGACAAGCACCTGGTCAACGAGTACAGGCCACAGAAGTGATGTGGAATGATGCGTCAGGTGATCGACTAAGAGATTGGATGGGGGTTACTAAAGAAACCTTTTATCATTCTGATAAAATAGCAGTTTTGCCGATGGATTTTTATTATCCTGGGAAAGGACGTTCAGGTGATAAACCACCTCGTTTAGCAGTAGCCCAAAAGTGGCATGCGCGGTTAATCCAAACAATGCCACACCTAGAATTAATTATCTTAATTGGCGCTTATGCCCAGAAATATTACTTGCAACTTCCTGCTAAAAGTACGATTACGGCAACAATTGCAAATTATCAAAATTTTTTACCGCAATTCTTTCCAATTGTTCATCCGTCACCACGTAATAATATTTGGTTGAAGAAGAATCCTTGGTTTGAGCGTGACGTCGTTCCGGCCTTAAAAACAGAAGTTCAACGTATTTTAAAATAA
- a CDS encoding DNA polymerase III subunit alpha produces MVPLNVRSAYSLLQSPMLPSQYVTQANQFGYAAIGLADEQNLYAMVNFYQYANKNELKPLLGLTLEVYGLINTSMTFPLHVYVQNQTGYQNLLAIASQQRTQTNALDLAKLAQEQKLEGLFLVIPPTSELSLNLMNAPVYGKQVMAQFQTYVHSSRLYLGIDLQMDAELLALEKQLSQEMDVPLLAFDEIRYAQPQDHFAYKILTYLKVGETISNIGAIQQEAGEQALRPMDDWYQAYIDVELKEAADQTELLAQQVDFIIPQRKVDLPHFYESSSATRQKLWELTQSQLAQLQVANQQQKIYQERLAYELKVINDLDFNDYFLIVWDVINFAKQNEIMTGPGRGSVAGSLVAYCLGITEVDPIANELLFERFLNPKRSQMPDIDIDIPDNKREMVLDYLHTKYGHDQVAQIITFSTMGMKQSLRDVARVFGLKPAEIDQLARSLPKDATSLQEAYQKSQSFQNAIIDLPVDGQLLLKTALQLTGIPRNSSLHAAGVVISSAPLINSIPVQIGEDGRLVTQLTKNPVEQLGLLKIDFLALSNLNILAIALHEVHKVKPNFDLQAIDLNDAETLALFGLGQTNGIFQFESNGMKQMLRQMQPDRFDDLVAANALYRPGPMANIPHFIARKHHEEANPTIDLTIDQLLAPTYGVIVYQEQVMRVAEDFAGFSLAEADLLRRAISKKDIAQMETVKQQFMQGAQAKGQSAAASKEVYQYIERFGAYGFNKSHAVAYSKLAFELAYLKVHYPLAFYKAVLNLEINNQAKVRIYINEAKMRDVKVLGPQINQSFAGYTVVNDHLQMGLASIKGLRKDFRDHLINLRQEAGPFNNLGDFLLRIDQTFRQMKFLEPLIMAGGLDALQPNRKMLSYILPGYLDAVQLAGNSLDLLNRLKPKQVAMEDYSKLEKLNQEFEVLGIYLSGHPLEKILQEVTIDTYTNISELSANQNGIKLILMIDKIKIIRTKKGTQMAFVDAADLTGKISLTIFPKQYQKYQNALIEGGLIAVYGNIEYQRNQVDLQLLVDQLIPANDLLHSKEPVVNVAVNYGVWYIRPHLWPIPDERLTNIAQIAQEFPGMNLVILVNPKNKNQALRLSSGYNLASGLPVKQRLVRIFGEQNISFKPAKDVDKQ; encoded by the coding sequence ATGGTACCGTTAAATGTCCGGAGTGCGTATAGTTTACTCCAAAGTCCGATGTTACCGAGCCAATATGTTACACAAGCGAATCAATTTGGTTATGCAGCAATAGGTTTAGCAGATGAACAAAATTTATATGCAATGGTTAATTTTTACCAATATGCTAATAAGAATGAATTAAAACCATTATTGGGCCTAACGTTAGAAGTCTACGGTTTAATTAATACGTCAATGACCTTTCCATTGCATGTTTACGTTCAAAATCAAACCGGTTATCAAAATTTATTAGCGATTGCCAGTCAGCAGCGGACGCAAACAAACGCCCTGGATTTAGCTAAACTAGCTCAGGAACAAAAATTGGAGGGACTCTTCCTAGTGATTCCTCCTACCAGTGAATTATCATTAAATTTAATGAATGCACCGGTGTATGGTAAACAAGTAATGGCACAATTTCAAACCTATGTGCACTCCTCACGACTTTATTTGGGGATTGACTTACAGATGGATGCAGAATTACTTGCGTTAGAAAAACAATTAAGTCAGGAAATGGATGTCCCTTTGTTGGCATTTGATGAAATTAGATACGCTCAGCCACAAGATCACTTTGCATACAAAATTTTAACGTACCTTAAAGTTGGCGAAACAATTAGTAATATTGGGGCGATCCAGCAAGAAGCAGGTGAACAAGCTCTTCGACCAATGGATGACTGGTATCAAGCATATATTGATGTAGAGCTGAAAGAAGCAGCGGATCAAACAGAGTTGTTAGCGCAACAAGTTGACTTTATAATCCCGCAGAGAAAGGTTGATTTGCCGCACTTTTACGAAAGTTCTAGTGCAACCCGGCAAAAATTATGGGAATTAACACAGTCACAATTAGCCCAGTTACAGGTTGCAAATCAACAGCAAAAAATTTATCAAGAGCGATTAGCTTATGAATTGAAAGTTATTAATGACTTAGATTTTAATGATTATTTTTTGATTGTCTGGGATGTGATCAATTTTGCAAAGCAAAATGAGATTATGACTGGTCCGGGGCGTGGATCCGTGGCAGGATCATTGGTAGCATATTGCTTGGGGATTACCGAGGTTGATCCAATTGCAAATGAATTATTATTTGAGCGATTCTTGAATCCGAAAAGATCACAGATGCCAGATATTGATATTGATATTCCGGATAATAAACGTGAAATGGTTTTAGATTATTTACATACAAAATATGGACATGATCAAGTGGCTCAAATTATTACCTTTTCCACGATGGGAATGAAGCAAAGTCTGCGCGATGTTGCACGAGTATTTGGGCTGAAACCGGCTGAGATTGATCAATTGGCTCGTAGTCTACCAAAAGATGCTACGAGTTTACAGGAGGCTTACCAAAAATCGCAAAGTTTTCAAAATGCGATCATAGATTTACCCGTGGATGGGCAGTTACTGTTAAAAACCGCATTACAATTGACTGGAATTCCACGTAATAGTTCTTTACATGCGGCAGGGGTCGTTATTTCAAGTGCCCCGTTGATTAACTCCATTCCAGTTCAAATTGGTGAGGATGGGCGATTAGTCACACAATTAACTAAAAATCCAGTTGAGCAACTTGGTTTATTAAAAATTGATTTCCTTGCACTTTCTAATTTGAATATTTTAGCTATTGCGTTACACGAAGTGCACAAAGTTAAACCTAATTTTGATTTACAAGCCATTGATCTCAATGATGCTGAAACTTTAGCTTTATTTGGCCTTGGTCAAACGAATGGAATTTTTCAATTTGAATCAAATGGGATGAAACAGATGTTACGACAAATGCAACCAGATCGTTTTGATGATTTAGTGGCTGCTAATGCATTGTATCGTCCTGGTCCCATGGCCAACATTCCTCATTTTATTGCACGTAAACACCACGAAGAAGCTAATCCGACGATTGATCTGACCATTGATCAGCTGCTAGCACCCACGTATGGAGTTATTGTTTATCAAGAACAAGTCATGCGAGTAGCCGAAGATTTTGCTGGTTTTAGCTTAGCTGAAGCCGACTTGTTACGCCGTGCAATTTCTAAAAAAGATATTGCTCAGATGGAGACAGTTAAACAACAATTTATGCAGGGAGCCCAAGCAAAAGGGCAGTCAGCGGCAGCATCCAAAGAAGTTTATCAATATATTGAACGTTTTGGAGCGTATGGTTTTAATAAATCGCATGCGGTGGCATATTCAAAGTTAGCTTTTGAATTAGCTTATTTAAAGGTACACTATCCACTGGCTTTTTATAAGGCGGTGCTCAACTTAGAAATTAACAATCAAGCGAAGGTTCGGATTTATATTAATGAAGCAAAAATGCGTGATGTTAAAGTTCTTGGACCTCAGATCAATCAGAGTTTTGCTGGATACACTGTGGTTAACGATCATCTGCAAATGGGCTTAGCTAGTATTAAAGGGCTACGCAAAGATTTTCGTGATCATTTGATTAATTTGCGTCAAGAAGCAGGACCCTTTAATAATTTAGGCGATTTTTTATTACGGATTGATCAAACTTTTAGGCAGATGAAATTCTTAGAACCGCTCATAATGGCGGGTGGATTAGACGCTCTACAACCAAATCGAAAAATGCTGAGCTATATTTTGCCTGGTTATCTAGATGCGGTACAACTAGCTGGTAACTCTTTGGATTTATTAAATCGGTTGAAGCCTAAACAAGTGGCGATGGAAGATTATTCTAAACTGGAAAAACTGAATCAAGAATTTGAAGTTTTAGGTATTTATCTTAGTGGGCATCCCCTCGAAAAAATCTTACAAGAAGTGACGATCGATACCTACACGAATATTAGTGAATTATCGGCTAATCAAAATGGGATTAAACTAATTTTGATGATTGATAAGATTAAAATTATTCGAACCAAAAAAGGAACTCAAATGGCTTTTGTGGATGCGGCGGACCTGACTGGTAAAATTTCGCTAACTATATTCCCTAAGCAGTATCAAAAATATCAAAATGCTTTGATTGAGGGTGGCTTAATCGCCGTGTATGGAAATATTGAATATCAACGGAATCAGGTGGACCTCCAGTTGTTGGTAGATCAATTAATTCCAGCGAATGATCTATTGCATTCAAAAGAACCCGTGGTTAATGTAGCTGTTAATTATGGCGTTTGGTATATTCGGCCGCATCTGTGGCCAATTCCAGATGAACGTTTGACAAATATTGCGCAAATTGCACAAGAATTTCCGGGTATGAACTTAGTGATCTTAGTTAACCCCAAGAATAAGAACCAGGCACTTAGATTATCGTCTGGTTATAATTTAGCTAGCGGGTTACCAGTTAAACAAAGGCTCGTGCGAATTTTTGGGGAACAAAATATATCATTTAAGCCAGCCAAAGATGTTGATAAACAATAA
- a CDS encoding YjzD family protein, translating into MKYITTFFWTAILGAVIGYIGGALQNVEANYTQAMVTALIAGSIGTILVYYISRSNAPKVSKTEEDESEKD; encoded by the coding sequence ATGAAGTATATTACGACTTTCTTTTGGACCGCCATTTTGGGGGCAGTGATTGGGTACATTGGGGGAGCATTACAAAATGTGGAAGCTAATTATACCCAAGCCATGGTTACGGCCTTGATTGCTGGATCAATTGGAACTATTTTGGTTTATTATATTTCTCGTAGTAATGCTCCTAAGGTGAGTAAGACTGAAGAAGATGAATCAGAAAAAGATTAA
- a CDS encoding dihydrofolate reductase, protein MAEKVLIWAQTQDGTIAMNGMIPWHVQDDMKFFAQTTKNQVVLMGRNTMLSLNGCPLPNRINLVLTHQKTLEVPSGFHLVNSMEAAEKIADAADKKLMVIGGKGIYDSYLPIADQLLITYLDTDFHGDVLMDPIKDEWKKELYASGGANENNDYAYQIWNYQRSSNS, encoded by the coding sequence ATGGCCGAAAAAGTATTGATTTGGGCTCAAACCCAGGATGGAACGATTGCTATGAATGGAATGATTCCATGGCACGTTCAAGATGATATGAAATTTTTTGCGCAAACTACTAAAAATCAGGTTGTATTAATGGGTAGAAATACCATGTTATCTTTAAATGGATGCCCCTTACCCAATCGGATTAACCTCGTTTTGACCCATCAAAAGACGCTTGAGGTGCCAAGCGGATTTCATCTGGTGAATTCAATGGAAGCTGCAGAAAAAATTGCGGATGCAGCAGATAAGAAGTTAATGGTTATTGGTGGTAAAGGAATTTATGATTCATATTTACCAATCGCTGATCAGTTATTAATAACATATCTTGATACAGATTTTCATGGAGACGTTTTAATGGATCCGATTAAAGATGAATGGAAAAAAGAATTATATGCCTCTGGTGGAGCGAATGAAAATAATGATTACGCTTATCAAATTTGGAATTATCAACGGTCATCAAACAGTTAA
- a CDS encoding ABC-F family ATP-binding cassette domain-containing protein — translation MKQLRAIDLQSVYGEKTLLDKISFLIETGDRIGIVGVNGTGKTTLLNALAQTVPADSGELETPNDYSVGYLTQDPDLDPEKLVLEAIFSGAQPVFELIRDYEKAVNFYAEHPLDEKAQDRYTKLEQQMTQEDAWAAEAEVKTILSQLHLPDLSLPIKALSGGQKKRVGLAQVLIQAPDLLLLDEPTNHLDFDSIEWLEKYLSSYQGAVMTVTHDRYFLDHVANRIFELSFGKLYEYMGNYQDYVLAKAERVAAAQVADHKSIQLYKKELAWMKTSARARSTKQKARETRFADLQEQQGTLQVDGTLEVNLGQKRLGKKVIEIKQAQLAFDGMPILKDFNELIQANQRIGITGPNGTGKSTLLNVIAEKIALDQGTVEIGETVQIGYYTQQTETIPEDQRVIAYLSAVAQTVTNNAGEKVSVAELLEQFLFPSFMHGTLIRKLSGGEKRRLFLLKILLQQPNVLLLDEPTNDLDIGTLTVLEEYLKHFAGTVITVSHDRYFLDKVADHLLIFRGHGAIERFDGSFSDYLVQNGAPTLMKLNQENIPKNADTKNIKTTAVTQPKKKKLTYNEQREFETIEDKISGFEMKIEEITTAMNEAGDDFGQLADLQKELDAQNQALEQALERWEELSERA, via the coding sequence ATGAAACAGCTAAGGGCAATAGATTTACAAAGTGTTTATGGTGAGAAAACATTATTAGACAAAATTTCATTCCTAATCGAAACCGGTGATCGAATTGGGATTGTTGGTGTGAATGGAACGGGTAAAACGACCTTATTGAATGCTCTTGCCCAAACAGTCCCAGCTGATAGTGGTGAACTTGAAACACCTAACGACTATTCAGTGGGGTATTTAACACAGGATCCAGATTTAGATCCAGAAAAATTAGTTTTAGAAGCGATTTTTTCGGGTGCCCAACCCGTCTTTGAATTAATTCGAGACTATGAAAAAGCCGTTAATTTTTATGCTGAACATCCCTTGGATGAGAAAGCTCAGGATCGTTATACAAAATTAGAGCAACAAATGACCCAAGAGGATGCGTGGGCGGCAGAAGCCGAAGTTAAAACCATTCTTTCTCAGCTTCATTTACCAGATCTCAGTTTACCAATTAAGGCTTTATCTGGTGGGCAAAAAAAGCGAGTGGGCTTAGCGCAGGTTTTGATTCAAGCACCAGATTTACTGTTATTGGATGAACCAACTAATCATTTGGACTTTGATTCAATTGAATGGTTAGAGAAGTATTTATCAAGTTATCAAGGGGCTGTTATGACGGTCACACACGATCGATACTTTTTAGATCATGTGGCAAACCGAATATTTGAATTGTCATTTGGAAAGTTATATGAATATATGGGGAATTATCAAGACTATGTATTGGCTAAGGCTGAACGCGTGGCCGCTGCACAAGTTGCAGATCATAAAAGTATTCAACTTTACAAAAAGGAATTAGCTTGGATGAAAACATCTGCGCGAGCCCGTAGTACAAAACAAAAAGCGCGTGAAACGCGATTTGCTGATTTACAAGAGCAACAAGGAACGCTACAAGTGGATGGGACATTAGAAGTTAATTTAGGGCAAAAAAGGTTGGGTAAGAAGGTTATTGAAATTAAGCAGGCTCAGCTAGCTTTTGATGGAATGCCCATCCTGAAAGATTTTAATGAATTGATCCAAGCCAACCAAAGAATCGGAATTACGGGTCCTAATGGAACGGGAAAGTCAACGTTACTTAATGTGATTGCCGAGAAAATTGCCTTAGACCAGGGGACGGTTGAAATTGGGGAAACGGTTCAGATTGGTTACTATACGCAACAAACAGAGACCATTCCCGAAGATCAAAGGGTCATCGCTTACTTATCGGCTGTTGCTCAAACCGTGACCAATAATGCTGGCGAAAAAGTGTCTGTGGCTGAATTATTGGAACAATTTCTATTCCCTAGTTTTATGCATGGTACCTTAATTCGGAAGCTTTCTGGTGGTGAAAAACGCCGGTTATTTTTATTGAAAATCTTATTACAACAACCGAATGTTTTATTGTTAGATGAGCCAACTAATGACTTAGATATTGGAACATTGACCGTTTTGGAAGAATATTTGAAACACTTTGCTGGGACGGTAATTACTGTTTCCCATGATCGCTATTTCCTAGATAAGGTTGCTGACCACCTCTTGATTTTTAGAGGTCATGGGGCAATTGAACGTTTTGATGGCTCATTTTCAGACTATCTAGTCCAAAATGGGGCTCCGACGTTAATGAAATTAAATCAAGAAAATATTCCTAAAAATGCTGATACGAAAAATATTAAAACGACCGCAGTTACGCAACCGAAAAAAAAGAAGTTAACATATAATGAACAACGTGAATTCGAAACCATTGAAGATAAGATCAGTGGGTTTGAAATGAAAATTGAAGAAATTACGACGGCAATGAATGAGGCTGGAGATGATTTTGGGCAGTTAGCAGATTTACAAAAAGAACTTGATGCACAAAATCAAGCGCTAGAACAGGCGTTGGAACGTTGGGAAGAATTATCAGAACGTGCATAA